A region from the Pseudomonas cucumis genome encodes:
- the cysD gene encoding sulfate adenylyltransferase subunit CysD yields the protein MVDKLTHLKQLEAESIHIIREVAAEFDNPVMLYSVGKDSAVMLHLARKAFFPGKLPFPVMHVDTRWKFKEMYAFRDRMVEELGLDLLVHVNPDGVAQGINPLTHGSAKHTDIMKTEGLKQALDKYGFDAAFGGARRDEEKSRAKERVYSFRDTKHRWDPKNQRPELWNVYNGNVNKGESIRVFPLSNWTELDIWQYIYLEGIPIVPLYFAAERDVIEMNGTWIMIDDERLLNHLSDEDKARIVKKKVRFRTLGDYPLTGAVESEATSLTDIIQEMLLTRTSERQGRVIDHDGAGSMEEKKRQGYF from the coding sequence ATGGTCGACAAACTGACGCATCTGAAACAGCTGGAGGCCGAAAGCATCCACATCATCCGCGAGGTCGCCGCCGAGTTCGATAACCCGGTGATGCTGTACTCCGTCGGTAAAGACTCCGCCGTGATGCTGCACCTGGCACGCAAGGCATTCTTCCCGGGCAAACTTCCGTTTCCGGTGATGCACGTCGACACCCGGTGGAAGTTCAAGGAAATGTACGCGTTCCGCGACCGCATGGTCGAAGAGCTCGGCCTGGACCTGCTGGTGCACGTGAACCCCGATGGCGTCGCGCAAGGCATCAACCCGCTGACCCACGGCAGCGCCAAGCACACCGACATCATGAAGACCGAAGGCCTTAAACAAGCTCTCGACAAGTACGGTTTCGACGCCGCTTTCGGTGGCGCTCGCCGCGACGAAGAGAAGTCCCGTGCCAAAGAGCGCGTGTATTCCTTCCGCGACACCAAGCACCGCTGGGACCCGAAAAACCAGCGCCCGGAACTGTGGAACGTCTACAACGGCAACGTCAACAAGGGCGAATCCATTCGTGTGTTCCCGTTGTCGAACTGGACCGAACTGGACATCTGGCAGTACATCTACCTCGAAGGCATCCCGATCGTGCCGCTCTATTTCGCCGCCGAGCGCGACGTCATCGAGATGAATGGTACCTGGATCATGATCGACGACGAACGCCTGCTCAATCACCTGAGCGACGAAGACAAGGCGCGCATCGTCAAGAAGAAGGTCCGTTTCCGTACGCTGGGCGACTACCCGTTGACCGGTGCGGTCGAGTCCGAGGCTACCAGCCTGACCGACATCATTCAGGAAATGCTCCTGACGCGAACTTCCGAACGCCAGGGCCGGGTCATCGATCACGATGGCGCCGGCTCGATGGAAGAAAAGAAACGTCAGGGTTATTTCTAA